From a region of the Fischerella sp. JS2 genome:
- a CDS encoding lasso peptide translates to MKNAYSIPKLTVYGDVAEITQILGSSSRTDFLFFNGNSISGGDDQGSRDLNCTRKGKNLNCEIK, encoded by the coding sequence ATGAAGAATGCGTACAGCATTCCTAAACTAACCGTTTACGGTGATGTTGCTGAAATTACACAAATTCTTGGTAGTTCAAGCAGAACAGACTTTCTCTTTTTCAATGGCAATTCTATATCTGGCGGTGATGATCAGGGTTCAAGAGATCTAAACTGCACTAGAAAAGGTAAGAATTTAAATTGCGAAATTAAGTAG
- a CDS encoding lasso peptide, giving the protein MKKTYSTPMLIAHGSVGDITQAFGNKQLTDFLFFNGSNIPDTDGTDDGGTPAQGSIDGIIHPVHK; this is encoded by the coding sequence ATGAAGAAAACGTACAGTACACCAATGCTGATTGCACACGGTAGTGTCGGAGATATTACACAGGCATTTGGCAACAAACAATTGACTGATTTTCTGTTTTTTAACGGTTCAAACATTCCAGATACTGATGGAACAGATGACGGTGGTACACCTGCTCAAGGATCTATAGACGGGATTATTCACCCTGTACACAAGTAG
- a CDS encoding lasso peptide isopeptide bond-forming cyclase, which yields MSGMMGIYYLDGRSVDKQDLEKMVNTLAHRGPDGADIWHDGNLGFGHRMLWTTPESLLEKLPLVNETGDLVITSDARIDNREELLFILQINDCPLEKITDTQLILAAYQKWGELCAEHLLGDFAFAIWDRKKQTLFCARDHFGVKPFYYYHQPNQQFIFASEIKAILCLPHVPCRLNEVRIGDYLALMMEDQKITTYKNILRLPPAHSMVVSQSGIQQWSYWSLDPEREIHLADNEAYAQEFRQIFTQAVKCRLRTAFPMFSQLSGGLDSSAVSCVARNLLAEVGKSPLHTISSIFDKVTECDERPFINAVLEQGGFIPHYIHGDEFGPLSNLDSIFQYEDEALLGPSHFYPWMVYRAAKELGMRISLDGFDGDTTVSHGIARLTELGRQGKWKTLIQEAKAIAAHHNVSPYVVFRSHGLPYLQDLVKKWQWIEFVKTVQLIHQHFGVSRKLLIIYHGIKPLWEQIRLFWRGQPRQKTSPASALPKTPLVNRNFAQRIRLDERIQTLDPPQETPLTLRQEHWRSLTQGILAYTLEQMDQYAAMFSLEVRHPFMDKRLVEFCLALPSEQKLYQGWGRMIMRRALEGILPESIQWRGGKADLSPNFNNGLLKRDRQILDQVMSQKIKHLEKYINLDFLQTAYQRILSADNQASNDDWMAVWQAVILASWLDFKGLVP from the coding sequence ATGAGTGGGATGATGGGAATTTACTATCTTGACGGGCGTTCTGTAGACAAGCAAGACTTAGAAAAGATGGTAAATACTCTAGCTCACCGTGGCCCTGATGGTGCAGATATCTGGCATGATGGAAATCTGGGTTTTGGCCATAGAATGCTGTGGACTACCCCCGAATCTCTACTAGAAAAGTTACCTCTAGTTAATGAAACTGGTGATTTAGTCATTACATCCGACGCTCGCATTGACAATCGGGAAGAATTATTATTTATATTACAAATAAATGATTGTCCGCTCGAAAAAATAACGGACACTCAGCTAATATTAGCTGCTTATCAAAAATGGGGAGAGCTATGTGCAGAGCATCTACTAGGTGATTTTGCCTTTGCCATTTGGGATAGAAAAAAGCAAACACTTTTCTGTGCTAGAGACCATTTTGGAGTCAAGCCTTTTTACTATTACCATCAACCAAATCAACAATTCATATTTGCTTCAGAAATCAAAGCAATCCTATGTTTGCCACACGTTCCATGTCGCCTGAATGAAGTTAGGATTGGCGACTACTTGGCATTGATGATGGAAGACCAAAAGATTACCACCTATAAAAATATTCTGCGACTTCCTCCTGCTCACAGCATGGTGGTCAGTCAATCAGGAATACAACAATGGTCTTACTGGTCACTAGACCCTGAGCGGGAGATTCATTTAGCTGATAACGAAGCTTATGCTCAAGAATTTCGGCAGATATTCACCCAAGCAGTGAAGTGTCGCTTGCGTACCGCCTTTCCAATGTTTAGCCAACTGAGTGGTGGCTTGGATTCTTCTGCTGTGAGTTGTGTAGCACGGAATCTACTTGCGGAAGTCGGGAAATCCCCACTACACACCATCTCAAGTATTTTTGACAAAGTTACTGAATGTGATGAACGCCCTTTTATCAATGCTGTACTAGAACAGGGAGGATTCATTCCCCACTATATTCATGGTGATGAGTTTGGCCCTTTGTCTAATCTAGATAGCATTTTTCAGTACGAAGATGAAGCTTTATTGGGTCCAAGTCATTTCTATCCTTGGATGGTTTATCGCGCTGCCAAAGAACTAGGAATGCGGATTTCCCTGGATGGCTTTGATGGTGATACTACGGTGAGCCACGGTATAGCTAGACTCACTGAATTGGGACGTCAAGGTAAGTGGAAAACCCTCATCCAGGAAGCTAAAGCGATCGCGGCACATCACAATGTTTCACCATACGTAGTTTTTAGAAGTCATGGATTACCATATCTCCAGGATTTGGTCAAGAAGTGGCAATGGATAGAGTTTGTTAAAACCGTGCAACTGATTCATCAACATTTTGGTGTTTCCCGGAAATTGTTAATTATCTATCACGGAATTAAACCTTTGTGGGAACAAATACGGCTATTTTGGAGGGGACAACCCAGACAAAAAACATCTCCGGCTTCGGCTTTGCCTAAGACTCCTTTAGTTAACCGTAACTTTGCACAACGTATTCGTCTGGATGAACGGATACAAACGTTAGACCCTCCACAGGAAACGCCCCTGACTTTAAGACAGGAGCATTGGCGTAGTTTAACTCAAGGAATACTAGCCTACACCCTAGAACAGATGGATCAATATGCAGCAATGTTTTCTTTGGAAGTTCGTCATCCTTTCATGGATAAGCGACTCGTAGAATTCTGTTTAGCATTGCCTTCTGAACAAAAACTATATCAAGGATGGGGACGGATGATCATGCGTCGTGCTTTAGAGGGTATCCTTCCAGAAAGCATTCAGTGGCGTGGTGGAAAAGCAGACTTGTCACCAAACTTTAACAATGGGTTGCTCAAGCGCGATCGCCAAATTCTCGATCAGGTGATGTCCCAAAAAATCAAACATCTGGAAAAATACATTAACTTAGATTTTCTGCAAACAGCTTATCAGCGCATACTTTCCGCAGACAACCAAGCTAGCAATGATGATTGGATGGCAGTTTGGCAGGCAGTCATCTTAGCATCATGGCTGGACTTTAAGGGATTAGTACCGTAA
- a CDS encoding lasso peptide biosynthesis B2 protein — protein sequence MTLLFKFLSFNAGDRHLLITTLILLAAMRLGLWLLPFRTLLKLLAKISQPVTQTTNQVSIRKIVWAVEVASRYMPGVKCLARALTTQVLMNRYSHPCQLRIGVAKDKTGILEAHAWIEHQGKIVIGNLADLSRFIPLPTLEGVKL from the coding sequence ATGACGCTACTGTTTAAGTTTTTGAGTTTTAATGCAGGCGATCGCCACTTATTAATCACGACCTTGATTTTACTAGCAGCTATGCGCCTGGGGTTGTGGTTGCTGCCGTTTCGCACTCTTTTAAAACTATTAGCAAAAATCAGTCAACCAGTCACACAAACTACAAACCAAGTATCCATCCGCAAAATTGTCTGGGCTGTAGAGGTAGCTAGTCGTTATATGCCTGGTGTCAAGTGCTTGGCTCGTGCCTTGACTACGCAAGTCCTGATGAATCGGTACAGTCACCCTTGTCAACTCCGCATCGGTGTCGCCAAAGACAAGACAGGAATCCTAGAGGCTCATGCTTGGATAGAACATCAAGGAAAGATCGTGATTGGGAATCTCGCAGACCTTTCTCGCTTTATTCCCCTACCAACGCTAGAAGGAGTCAAGTTATGA
- a CDS encoding lasso peptide biosynthesis PqqD family chaperone codes for MKSKTVEGKISENTIVVASVEQISSDLGGEAVILNIKSGTYHGLNEVGTLIWNLIQTPKTVEDIKAAILAEYEVEAEQCDRDLVNLLEDLLAAELINIQNDATV; via the coding sequence ATGAAATCAAAAACAGTAGAAGGTAAAATCTCAGAAAATACAATTGTTGTGGCATCTGTTGAGCAAATTTCCTCTGATTTGGGAGGTGAAGCAGTAATTCTCAATATTAAATCTGGTACATATCACGGTTTGAATGAAGTAGGAACACTGATCTGGAATTTAATTCAAACACCTAAAACTGTAGAGGATATTAAAGCAGCTATCTTGGCAGAGTACGAGGTCGAAGCCGAACAGTGCGATCGCGATTTGGTCAATTTACTTGAAGATCTTTTAGCTGCGGAACTAATAAATATTCAAAATGACGCTACTGTTTAA
- a CDS encoding GumC family protein: protein MLKSDKTHHPLLTANSAQLNDADEGGLNLGQVGAALRRRALLIAGLTGVVATAGVLKAETDPPVYQGSFEILTKPVTGEGKVIANVPQTIGDGKDAIAAPETTEEVKTTIKVLQSRRILEPVIKKLQTKYPEIEYDYVIENLEIESKQRHILEVQYTDADQQLVTDLLNSIKDAYLQYSLAERRNDVEQALKFVEKQRKPLEQRVKDWQERLRTIRQKNNLVEPAQKAQEVSTHVATLTQQQLENRVMLEQMRAKYQDLQKEFLQQPGALASNSLLSDNPRYQKILDLLQQTNAEIAQRGSIFTEEEEGMVRLSERRDTMISMLEEERGRVNRDFQSRIRELEARDLAIREKIDNLNGYLRALAAVSRDYDNIQRELEIATQGLSQFTAKQQALQIEYAQRLQPWRLLDPQLSKVSEPDAISDSAKRNLILGGMLGLLMGVGAALVVDKLSNVFYTSKELKETIGLPLLGVVPLRKEIALSTNAGNTSSSLQQAARASFFEVFRSLYTNILLLGSDAPIRSLVISSAGQGDGKSTVAVHLALAAAAMGHRILLVDANLRSPSLHQRVGLMNIQGLTDVISSDLDWSNVIERSPLEDNLYVLSAGPVPPDSIRLLASQKMQDLMQDLHSSFDLVIYDTPPLVGFADATLLAANTNGMVLVAGLGKLKRTVFQQALEELQISGTPILGLVANKSRDAVPASYTYYQQYYRQSMSVERVSDDDDTDIRNNSVPTSSSVRKIKG from the coding sequence ATGCTGAAATCAGACAAAACTCATCACCCGTTGTTAACAGCTAACTCTGCTCAATTAAATGATGCTGATGAAGGCGGATTAAATTTAGGTCAAGTGGGAGCGGCTCTTCGTCGGCGAGCGCTATTAATAGCTGGTCTCACAGGTGTAGTAGCAACCGCAGGGGTATTAAAAGCAGAAACAGATCCACCAGTATACCAAGGCAGTTTTGAAATATTAACCAAACCTGTGACTGGTGAGGGTAAGGTTATAGCTAATGTTCCTCAAACTATAGGAGATGGCAAAGACGCGATCGCAGCTCCAGAAACTACCGAAGAAGTCAAGACAACAATAAAAGTTTTACAAAGTCGCAGAATACTAGAGCCCGTCATCAAAAAGCTTCAGACTAAGTACCCAGAAATAGAATACGACTATGTAATTGAGAACTTAGAGATTGAGTCAAAACAGCGACACATTTTAGAAGTTCAATATACCGATGCAGATCAGCAGCTAGTTACAGATTTGCTAAATAGTATTAAAGATGCTTATCTGCAATATAGTTTGGCAGAACGTCGTAACGACGTAGAGCAGGCACTGAAATTTGTAGAAAAACAAAGAAAACCATTAGAACAACGAGTCAAAGACTGGCAAGAACGACTGCGAACAATCAGACAGAAGAATAATTTAGTCGAACCAGCCCAGAAAGCACAGGAAGTATCCACTCATGTTGCTACATTGACACAGCAGCAACTAGAAAATCGTGTGATGCTAGAACAAATGCGAGCCAAGTATCAGGACTTGCAAAAAGAGTTCTTGCAACAACCAGGTGCATTAGCTAGCAATTCACTACTCAGTGATAACCCTCGTTACCAAAAAATTCTTGATCTGCTTCAGCAAACGAATGCGGAAATAGCTCAAAGAGGATCTATCTTCACCGAAGAAGAAGAAGGCATGGTACGCCTTTCCGAACGGAGAGACACCATGATTTCAATGTTGGAGGAAGAAAGAGGGCGGGTGAACAGAGATTTTCAAAGCCGCATTCGAGAATTGGAAGCACGTGATCTGGCTATTCGTGAAAAAATAGATAATCTCAATGGCTATTTGCGAGCTTTAGCAGCAGTTAGTCGTGATTACGATAACATTCAGCGAGAATTAGAAATTGCCACCCAAGGCTTAAGCCAATTTACAGCCAAGCAACAAGCATTACAAATCGAGTACGCTCAAAGATTACAACCTTGGAGATTACTAGATCCTCAGTTGTCAAAAGTGAGTGAACCTGACGCTATCTCAGATAGTGCTAAGAGAAATCTCATATTGGGAGGAATGTTAGGTTTGTTGATGGGAGTAGGAGCTGCTTTAGTTGTTGATAAACTCAGCAATGTCTTCTACACTTCCAAAGAACTTAAGGAAACTATAGGGCTGCCATTGTTAGGAGTAGTTCCTCTCAGGAAAGAAATTGCCCTCTCCACAAATGCAGGTAATACTTCTAGTAGTTTGCAGCAAGCAGCTCGCGCTTCATTTTTTGAAGTATTTCGCTCTCTTTACACCAATATTTTGCTTTTAGGTTCTGATGCACCAATTCGTTCACTAGTGATCAGTTCCGCAGGACAAGGAGATGGAAAATCAACAGTTGCTGTACATTTAGCCTTAGCAGCAGCTGCAATGGGACACCGAATTTTGCTTGTAGATGCAAATTTACGTTCTCCCAGCCTCCACCAACGCGTAGGGTTAATGAATATTCAGGGATTGACTGATGTTATTTCTTCCGACTTAGACTGGAGTAACGTGATTGAGCGATCGCCTCTAGAAGATAATCTCTATGTCCTCTCTGCTGGCCCTGTTCCCCCAGACTCAATTAGGTTACTCGCATCTCAAAAAATGCAGGACTTGATGCAAGACCTACATAGTAGCTTTGATTTAGTAATTTATGATACGCCTCCTCTAGTTGGATTTGCTGATGCAACCTTATTGGCAGCTAACACCAATGGTATGGTACTAGTTGCTGGTTTAGGTAAGTTAAAGCGTACCGTCTTCCAACAAGCATTAGAAGAGCTGCAAATATCTGGCACACCTATCTTGGGATTGGTAGCCAATAAGTCCAGAGATGCCGTACCTGCTTCCTATACCTACTATCAGCAGTATTACAGACAGAGCATGAGTGTAGAACGTGTTAGTGATGATGATGACACAGACATCAGAAATAACTCTGTACCGACCTCTTCTTCTGTAAGAAAAATTAAGGGATAG
- the wecB gene encoding non-hydrolyzing UDP-N-acetylglucosamine 2-epimerase → MINNKLVYIILGTRPEAIKLAPVIQIFQNFLGFETQVILTGQHREMVEQVMQLFNLKADRDLEIMQRQQSLTDITCRSLRGLEELFQENKPDLILVQGDTTTAFAATLAAFYQKIPVGHVEAGLRTDDLFNPFPEEANRRLISQLTQLHFAPTPLAVENLKNSGVLGQIHMTGNTVIDALLNVAAKEPACNIPGLEWNKYRVLLATVHRRENWGEPLQGITQGFLQILDKFPDTALLLPLHRNPTVREPLQASLGNHPRIFLTEPLDYSELVGAIMRSHLLLTDSGGLQEEAPSLGKPVLVLRETTERPEAVTAGTAKLVGTKSQTIVANAVELLSNPDAYAAMANAINPFGDGHAAERILQIVQNYLGNGVMG, encoded by the coding sequence ATGATTAATAACAAACTCGTTTACATTATTTTAGGTACTCGTCCAGAAGCAATTAAACTAGCTCCCGTAATTCAAATTTTCCAAAACTTTCTAGGCTTTGAAACACAAGTTATTTTGACTGGACAGCATCGTGAAATGGTTGAACAAGTGATGCAGCTTTTCAACCTTAAGGCAGACCGTGACTTAGAAATTATGCAACGGCAACAATCTTTAACTGATATTACTTGCCGTAGCTTGCGAGGATTAGAAGAATTATTTCAAGAAAATAAACCAGATTTAATTTTGGTGCAAGGAGATACTACCACAGCATTTGCAGCGACATTGGCAGCTTTTTACCAAAAGATTCCTGTCGGTCATGTAGAAGCTGGGTTAAGAACAGATGACTTATTTAATCCTTTTCCAGAAGAAGCTAATAGAAGGTTAATTTCCCAACTAACTCAATTGCACTTTGCGCCAACACCTTTAGCTGTAGAAAACTTAAAAAATTCTGGTGTTTTAGGTCAAATTCATATGACTGGTAACACAGTGATTGACGCACTGTTAAATGTAGCAGCAAAAGAACCAGCCTGTAATATACCTGGTTTGGAATGGAATAAATATCGTGTTTTACTGGCGACTGTGCATCGACGAGAGAATTGGGGAGAACCACTGCAAGGAATCACCCAGGGATTTTTACAGATACTAGATAAGTTTCCTGATACAGCCTTACTATTGCCATTACATCGTAATCCTACAGTACGAGAACCATTGCAGGCAAGTTTAGGCAATCACCCTCGGATTTTTTTAACAGAACCTTTAGACTATAGTGAACTGGTAGGAGCAATTATGCGATCGCATCTTCTGCTCACTGACTCTGGTGGTTTGCAAGAAGAAGCCCCTAGTCTAGGTAAACCAGTTTTGGTTCTGCGAGAAACTACAGAAAGACCAGAAGCTGTCACAGCTGGTACAGCTAAACTTGTGGGTACTAAATCACAGACTATAGTTGCTAACGCTGTAGAATTGCTGAGTAACCCAGATGCTTATGCAGCAATGGCAAACGCCATCAATCCCTTTGGAGATGGTCATGCAGCAGAACGGATTTTACAGATAGTCCAGAATTATTTAGGGAATGGGGTGATGGGGTGA
- a CDS encoding type IV pilus twitching motility protein PilT: MSESQNPLNSTPTVARSVPPLPPPPPTISTQRQSTQTLEIPVDRSRTTPSPVSTPACGHRPGTPPPMPSPSPARVKSNSLHPTLNQLVREAYDNGISDIHLGVGEPPRFRNRGEIQTTEYPETDKETFMNWMREVLTEAEIQRFEEYLEFDGATQYEFARVRINIFDSLKGYAMVMRLIPLKILTIDQLRLPPVFRDICHYHKGLILVTGPTGSGKSTTMAAMIDYINKEMPKHIITIEDPIEFVHKSQKSLIKQREVGMHTRKFDNALKAALREDPDLILVGEMRDKETVNTALKAAQTGHLVMGTLHTNSAVKTIERILNLYSGDEQDAMRVAISESLVAVIAQGLCRTTDGKRAAFHDILINTDAVKDWIKDGKYDEITELMKQAGFDGMITMNQSLFNLYQEGRITEETALEMSPTPNEMAQMLRGRV, encoded by the coding sequence ATGTCAGAATCACAAAATCCATTAAATTCGACCCCAACTGTAGCTCGTAGTGTGCCTCCGCTTCCCCCACCACCACCAACAATTAGTACACAGCGTCAGTCTACACAAACTTTAGAAATACCAGTTGACAGAAGTCGTACTACCCCATCACCTGTTTCTACTCCTGCTTGTGGTCATCGTCCTGGGACACCACCACCAATGCCTAGTCCCAGTCCTGCCCGTGTCAAAAGCAATAGTTTACACCCAACTTTAAATCAGTTGGTACGGGAAGCTTATGATAATGGCATATCTGATATTCACTTGGGTGTAGGCGAACCACCGCGCTTCCGTAACCGTGGCGAAATTCAGACTACAGAATATCCAGAAACGGATAAAGAAACTTTTATGAATTGGATGCGGGAAGTATTGACGGAGGCAGAAATTCAACGGTTTGAAGAATACCTAGAATTTGACGGTGCAACTCAATATGAATTTGCCCGTGTGCGGATCAATATCTTTGATTCTCTCAAAGGTTATGCAATGGTCATGCGCTTAATTCCGCTCAAAATATTAACCATTGACCAGTTACGCCTACCCCCCGTTTTCAGGGATATTTGCCATTACCACAAAGGCTTGATTTTAGTGACAGGCCCGACTGGCTCTGGTAAATCTACCACGATGGCAGCGATGATTGACTACATCAACAAAGAGATGCCCAAACATATCATCACCATCGAAGACCCCATCGAATTTGTTCACAAAAGTCAAAAGTCCTTGATCAAACAACGGGAAGTGGGAATGCATACCCGAAAATTTGACAATGCCTTAAAAGCTGCTTTACGGGAAGACCCAGACTTGATTCTTGTAGGGGAAATGCGGGATAAAGAAACTGTGAATACAGCCCTCAAAGCTGCTCAAACTGGTCACTTAGTTATGGGAACCCTGCATACTAACAGCGCCGTAAAAACGATTGAACGTATTCTCAATCTTTACTCAGGCGATGAACAGGATGCCATGCGGGTGGCAATTTCCGAATCTTTAGTAGCAGTGATTGCTCAAGGTTTATGTCGCACAACAGATGGGAAACGTGCTGCCTTTCACGATATTCTCATAAACACAGATGCAGTTAAAGACTGGATCAAAGATGGGAAGTACGATGAAATTACGGAATTAATGAAACAAGCTGGTTTTGATGGCATGATTACTATGAACCAGTCTTTGTTTAACCTCTACCAAGAAGGCCGGATTACCGAAGAAACAGCCTTGGAAATGTCACCGACTCCCAACGAAATGGCCCAGATGCTGCGAGGTCGAGTGTAA
- a CDS encoding circadian clock KaiB family protein, with amino-acid sequence MTSDKLILPQLFKGIALFTPAGDLIYCIDPSKQGRWHLNLCATLQEILDLPEPPHFLVPCYTATIDYWLDPRTQKIRTFAEAYPAVMRYQALLNAIFGTGDIVWQSAPWQEGLCDRMVLNSYRSSFPQLWEDHDLIVRLDPFEAVPYYQEATTLQIQPNNQGYVLRLFVAGHSPGIERTLESLHDLLEQYLGQPYTLKVIDVVSHPEQAETNQVTATPTLVKVWPLPVRRIVGDLDNVDKILQMLGAKEQS; translated from the coding sequence TTGACTTCAGATAAACTAATCCTACCCCAGTTATTTAAAGGCATTGCCCTGTTTACGCCCGCAGGAGATTTGATTTACTGTATCGACCCCAGTAAGCAAGGTCGATGGCATTTGAATTTATGTGCAACTTTACAAGAAATCCTAGACTTGCCAGAACCACCTCATTTTTTAGTCCCCTGCTATACAGCTACTATTGATTATTGGTTAGATCCGCGTACCCAAAAAATACGCACTTTTGCCGAAGCTTATCCAGCTGTGATGCGATATCAAGCCTTACTAAATGCCATTTTTGGCACAGGCGACATTGTTTGGCAAAGCGCACCTTGGCAAGAAGGATTGTGCGATCGCATGGTATTAAATAGTTATCGCTCTTCGTTCCCGCAACTTTGGGAAGACCACGACTTAATCGTACGTTTAGATCCTTTTGAAGCAGTACCATACTACCAAGAAGCAACAACACTACAGATACAACCAAACAACCAAGGCTATGTTCTACGTCTGTTTGTTGCTGGACATAGCCCCGGTATTGAACGTACACTTGAGAGTCTCCACGACCTATTAGAGCAATACCTGGGTCAACCGTACACCCTGAAAGTCATTGATGTTGTCAGCCATCCAGAACAAGCAGAAACAAATCAAGTGACAGCAACTCCCACGCTTGTGAAAGTTTGGCCTCTCCCCGTGCGGCGCATTGTCGGCGACTTGGATAATGTAGATAAAATTTTGCAGATGTTGGGTGCGAAAGAACAGAGTTAA
- a CDS encoding Uma2 family endonuclease → MTTVLTKRFTIAEYDRLAELGFFSEDDRVELIRGEIISMVSKGKPHSVCETRLERELFKLVGERATLRGQQPIIISDYSEPEPDRVIVKNRPDDYLSNHPTPDDILLLIEIADSSLKYDQEVKLPLYAEAGIADYWIFNLVENHLECYSDPYHDFQGKFGYRKKIIYLSNESVYLPCFPDLVLDLSKVFPK, encoded by the coding sequence ATGACTACAGTCTTAACTAAACGCTTTACTATAGCTGAATACGATCGTTTAGCAGAACTCGGTTTTTTCAGTGAGGATGACCGAGTTGAGCTAATTAGGGGAGAAATCATTTCGATGGTATCTAAAGGCAAACCGCATTCTGTATGTGAAACACGCTTAGAGCGAGAATTATTTAAGCTAGTGGGAGAAAGAGCGACACTACGGGGACAACAACCGATTATTATTTCTGACTACAGCGAACCGGAACCAGATCGGGTAATTGTCAAAAATCGCCCTGATGATTATCTCAGCAATCATCCCACTCCAGATGATATTTTACTGTTAATTGAGATAGCTGATTCCTCTTTGAAATATGATCAAGAGGTGAAATTACCACTTTATGCAGAAGCGGGTATTGCTGATTATTGGATTTTTAATTTAGTAGAAAATCACTTAGAGTGCTATAGCGATCCTTATCATGATTTTCAAGGTAAATTTGGTTATCGCAAAAAGATAATTTATCTATCGAATGAATCAGTTTATCTACCATGCTTTCCGGATTTAGTTCTGGATTTATCAAAGGTTTTTCCAAAGTAG
- a CDS encoding EcsC family protein, producing the protein MILGTISIARNKKFTAVTIVPNNSDDNDPIQKLLRWIVNVGINGFGVLPSAKDVAENHLKSCGYKTEEAIKSVIAWRTAYAAGTGFITGLGGLATLPIAIPASLASSYALGANTAAAIAIIRGYDIDSDQVRTFVLLALLGDSGLEVLKTVGINIGTKLTKTLISQIPGKVLIEINKKVGFRLITKAGEKGVVNLMKLVPLVGGVLGAGFDSTFVNKCGKTAKNIFTQID; encoded by the coding sequence ATGATTTTGGGAACTATATCGATAGCTAGAAATAAAAAATTTACAGCTGTGACTATAGTTCCAAATAATAGTGATGATAACGATCCAATTCAGAAATTGCTGCGTTGGATAGTTAACGTAGGAATCAACGGTTTTGGTGTTCTACCTTCAGCAAAAGATGTTGCAGAAAATCACCTAAAATCCTGTGGATATAAAACAGAAGAAGCAATAAAATCGGTAATTGCATGGAGAACTGCTTATGCTGCTGGTACAGGATTTATAACCGGATTGGGTGGTCTAGCAACTTTACCCATAGCAATTCCAGCAAGTTTAGCATCATCTTATGCTTTAGGAGCTAATACAGCTGCTGCCATAGCAATAATAAGAGGATATGATATTGATTCCGATCAAGTTCGTACTTTTGTACTATTGGCATTACTTGGGGACTCAGGATTAGAAGTCCTTAAGACTGTGGGTATTAATATAGGAACAAAATTAACTAAAACACTTATTAGTCAAATACCTGGAAAAGTACTAATAGAAATCAATAAGAAAGTAGGATTTAGACTAATTACAAAAGCTGGAGAGAAAGGTGTTGTTAATTTAATGAAGTTAGTTCCATTAGTAGGGGGTGTATTAGGAGCAGGGTTTGATAGTACTTTTGTAAATAAGTGTGGCAAAACAGCAAAGAATATATTTACTCAAATAGACTAA